In Meiothermus ruber DSM 1279, the following proteins share a genomic window:
- a CDS encoding 5-(carboxyamino)imidazole ribonucleotide synthase yields MQIGVLGGGQLGRMLALAGYPLGLRFKFFDTTAEAPAGQLAELVVGDYADEGALARFAEGLSLLTYEFENVPVAAAARLAQHRPVYPPPGALEVAQDRVAEKTFFQELGIPTPLFYPVQTRNDLLDGLERTGWPALLKTRRLGYDGKGQRLLRSPADLEAAWQELGGQPLILEAFVPFERELSILAVRGRGGQVAFYPLVENHHAGGILRKSRAPAPATPARLQHEAERIATRVMEALDYVGVLAIELFEVEGTLWANEMAPRVHNSGHWTLEGAETSQFENHLRAILGLPLGSTAPRGQAAMLNLIGLKPDFARVLAIPGAHLHWYGKEVRPGRKVGHITLRADTPEALEAHLGRLEALLAETKD; encoded by the coding sequence GTGCAGATAGGGGTTCTGGGTGGTGGACAACTCGGGCGCATGCTGGCCCTGGCGGGGTATCCATTGGGGCTGCGCTTCAAGTTTTTTGACACGACGGCGGAGGCCCCGGCGGGCCAACTGGCCGAGCTGGTGGTGGGCGACTATGCCGACGAAGGGGCGCTGGCCCGGTTTGCCGAGGGGCTCTCGCTTCTGACCTACGAGTTCGAGAACGTACCGGTGGCGGCGGCGGCCCGGCTGGCCCAGCACCGGCCGGTGTACCCCCCGCCCGGGGCGCTGGAGGTGGCCCAGGATCGGGTGGCTGAGAAGACCTTTTTTCAGGAACTGGGCATCCCCACGCCTTTGTTTTACCCGGTGCAGACGCGCAACGACTTGCTGGACGGCCTCGAGCGCACCGGATGGCCGGCCCTGCTCAAAACCCGGCGGCTGGGCTACGACGGCAAGGGCCAGCGGCTCCTGCGCTCACCCGCCGACCTCGAGGCGGCCTGGCAGGAGCTGGGTGGGCAGCCCTTGATTCTGGAGGCCTTCGTGCCCTTCGAGCGCGAGCTTTCCATCTTGGCGGTGCGCGGTAGAGGCGGCCAGGTGGCCTTCTACCCGCTGGTGGAGAACCACCACGCTGGGGGTATCCTGCGCAAAAGCCGGGCCCCCGCCCCGGCCACCCCGGCCCGCTTGCAGCACGAGGCCGAGCGTATCGCCACACGGGTGATGGAGGCGCTGGACTACGTGGGGGTGCTGGCCATCGAGTTATTCGAGGTGGAGGGCACCCTCTGGGCCAACGAGATGGCCCCGCGGGTGCACAACTCCGGCCACTGGACCCTCGAGGGGGCCGAGACCAGCCAGTTTGAAAACCACCTGCGGGCCATTCTGGGCCTGCCGCTGGGCTCCACCGCCCCCCGCGGCCAGGCGGCCATGCTGAACCTGATTGGCCTGAAGCCCGACTTTGCGCGGGTGCTGGCAATTCCGGGGGCCCACCTGCACTGGTACGGCAAAGAGGTGCGCCCCGGGCGCAAGGTGGGGCACATCACCCTGCGGGCCGATACCCCCGAGGCGCTCGAGGCCCACCTGGGCCGGCTCGAGGCGCTGCTGGCGGAAACTAAAGATTGA